The Lewinella sp. 4G2 nucleotide sequence AGCGACTACGCTTGCCAGGTAAGCCTCCTCAAGGCGGGCGCTGACAATTTCAAAAAGGAACACGACTACCTTCCCGCGCTGCTCCTGGCCGAACAGTTGGAAAAAGTCGCAACCGAACGGTCGGACGATAGTAATCTGCTGATTGCTCTGAGCGACCAGTCTCACCTCCTCAACTTCTTGCACGACCGGGAAAATACACGTTTGGTATTTGCCCGGATGGCCGCACTCTACGAGCGAACGGGGGACGCTGGCCAGTCCTACTACTTTCAGACGCTGGTATTGGAGGGGGATGTTTTCTATGCCGAAGACCCGTCGCCCGCCATCACCCAAATCGAGAACCTATGGAGGCAGGCCGAAGACGAAGGTTACGAGGAGCAAGCCAACAACATATTAACGCGGCTGAAGTACATCTACGAAGAGTTCGGGATGTTTGACCGCTTGGAAGTAGCCGTGAAAAAGCTGGAGGAAATCATCGCCGCCACCCCGGCGAACGTCCAGAGCCCCTACCGGCTGCCGGCTTACAGCGGAAGGGGAGACCTGCAACGTCGCTTCGGAGACTACCAAGCGGCCGAACGCAGCTACCAGACGGGCCTGCAGTTTGTACGCCTGCACGACGATGAATTTGGACAGCCTTGGTCCCAGGGCTATCTCCTACTTCGGTTGGCTCACCTGGAATGGGAACAGCACCAGCAGGAGCAGGCCGTCAATTACCTGGATACCGTCCTGTATCTCGGAACGACCTATCAGCTGGAGGATCTACTGAGCCAACAGTATGAACTAAGGATCGAAATCGCTGAGTCCGCCGGTGATTACGCCACCGCCTTGGCCTACACCCGCGAACAGAGTGCCCACCAACAGACGATTGATAGCGCCGAAGCTAGCTTCGATCTCCGCCGCCAGAACTTACAGTTTGCCGTCGACCAACTGGAGGCGGAAAGGCAGAACCAGGAGTTGGAACTAGCACTGGCGAGGAATAATTCACGGAATTACTTGCTCCTCGGCGGGCTATTGGGGCTGCTCACCCTCCTGCTCGGCGCCGGGTTTTACTACCAGCGCCGGTCAAAAAAGCAACTGGCGGAAAAGAATACCCTCATTCAGCAACAGGCCAACCGGCTATTGCGACTGGATGAAACCAAATCAAGGTTCTTCGCCAACGTAAGCCATGAACTCAGGACGCCCCTGTCACTCCTCACCGGGCCCGTAGACACCCTGCTGCGGGATCCCGACAACCTCACTACTAAGCAACGGGAGTTGTTACGCACGGCGGCAACGGGCGGAGTAAATCTGAGTACCCTGATTCAAAAGATCCTCGACCTCGGCCGGCTGGAAGCCCATAAAGTAACGGCGCACCCCGTTTCGACCCGGCTGAAGTATTACTTCCAAACTCACCTGCAATCCTTTCAGCCGCTCGCCGAGCAGCACCGCATTGATTACTCCTACACAGTGGAGGTGCCCGAGAATAGGCTGGCGGAAATTGATCCGGAGCTTGTCCGCCAGATCCTGTCTAACCTGATCAGTAACAGCCTCAAATTCACGCCACCCGGCGAGCGCGTGTCCGTCACGGCTCGCCTTACTGATGGGCGTTTGTGCTTACGGGTGGCAGATACCGGGCCCGGCGTCCACCCGGAAGATCGCCCCCGTATTTTTGAGCGCTTTTATCAGAGTGAACAGGCGAACGCAGCCGTTGCGGGTGGCACGGGCATTGGCTTGGCGCTCGTTCGGGAGTACACCCACCTGTTTCAGGGCGAGGTCGCGGTAACTGATACTCCGGGCGGGGGGGCAACTTTTACGGTCAGTTTTCCGGTCGTTTATGTTGATTCACCACCACCCACTCCAGTACTGGTTAGTGAAGGGGCAACCAGCGAATTTCAATCCAATGGGGCTACGCTCCCGTGCGTCGTCGTCGTTGAAGACAACGTATCACTTCGAGCTTACCTCGTGACCGAATTGGAGCAGTTCTACCGGGTGAAAGATTTTCCTAACGGCGCGGATGCCTGGGCCTTTATCCAGCGGGACCCTCAGGCCGTTAACCTCGTCCTCAGCGATTACATGATGCCGGTTATGGATGGGTTTCAGTTGTTGCAGCGGTGTAAGGAGCATTCACCAACTGCCGGTATCCCCTTCGTCCTGCTAACTGCCCGGGCCGAACCGGAAGACCGGCTAAGCGCGCTGCGGGTAGGGGTAGATGACTACCTCATCAAGCCCTTCACTACCCCTGAATTGCGTACCCATCTCGATGCGTTGTTGGGTCACCTGAATACCCGGGAAAGCAATCTCACCGAGGAGGACAATGATACGGCGCTGCCGCGGGTGCAAAGCAAAGAAGAACGAGCCTGGCTGGAGGAGTTGGAGACCTACGTCAAAGCAAATTTGCACGACTCTCAGTTGAAAGTAGGCTCCCTGAGTAAAGCCTTTTTGATGAGTGATTCGGCTTTGCTGAGACAGGTCAAACGCCTGACTGGATTAACGATACAGCAGTACATCACCGAACTACGGCTGGCCACCGCGCGCCGTTTACTCGAGACGCGTGCGGTGGTTTCCGCCCGAAAAGCCGGGGAAGCGGTGGGCTACGCAAACGTAGGTTCCTTCAACAGACGCTTCAAACAACGTTACGGGCGCTTGCCCTCCGATTTACTCGTCGAGCGAGTGAACAAGTAGAGGGATCGGGGAAATCCTGATCCTACAGTGTAATCGCCGAATTTTGCGGGTGAATTGACGGATTTTGCAGGCCAAAGCGTGCAGTTTGCCGGATTTGGTACCCCATGCTGGCGGACCTTTGAGCCAACATTGTAATCTCAAGGAAAACACGTTGTATTCAGCTGCGGAAGCACACTGTCACTTTTTTAAAACGACACTGTTGGTTTTGAACCTCGCCCTCCACTAGTTCCGGTCGATCTACCGCAAGATGATCAATCGGCATTATTGGTCGGCGAGGTTCTTTTTTGGGTCTTATCCTGGTTCATTTATCCCTCGCCTAGCACCTGCGTGAGCGCCCAACTCCTCTTGGATATTATTGGGAGCAGCACCCTAGAACGGCGAGCGCTTAATTGACGGGACGTGGTACCTTTGCGGCCTAACCCTCCGATCATGACCACTACCAGCTTTACCACCACCACGAAAGCACAAGAATACATCGCGCTGGAAGACCAGCACGGCGCCCATAATTACCACCCTCTGCCCGTTGTACTCGCCGAAGGGCGGGGCTGTTACGTCTGGGATGTGGATGGCAAACAGTACTACGATTTCCTTAGCGCTTACTCGGCCGTCAACCAGGGCCACTGCCACCCGCGGATCATCAGCAAGATGGTCGAACAGAGCCAAAAACTTACGCTGACCAGCAGGGCCTTTCACAATGACCAACTCGGCGTCTACGAAAAGTACGTCACGGACTACTTCGGGTTCGATAAGGTCCTACCCATGAATACTGGTGCGGAAGCCGTCGAGACCGCCATCAAGATCTGCCGGAAATGGGGCTACGAGGTCAAGGGCATTCCCGAAAACCAGGCCCGCATTATCGTCTGTGGCAAAAACTTCCACGGCCGGACGGTGACCATCATCTCCTTCTCTTCGGACAGTGGCGCCCGCGACAATTTTGGCCCCTACACCCCCGGATTCGAAAGCGTTCCCTACGGTGACGTCGAAGCGATGCGCCGGGCGATCGGGAACGACCCCGCCACCATCGCCGGCGTGCTCGTAGAACCCATTCAGGGTGAAGCGGGGGTCTTCGTGCCCGAGGATGGCTACCTGGCCGCCGTGGCCGAAGCCTGTAAAGAGAATAACGTACTCTTTATTGCGGACGAGATCCAAACGGGTGTCGCCCGCACGGGTGCATTACTACGTATCTGTGGTGATTGTACTTGCACCAAAACCTGTGAGCGGCAACCGGCTACTTACCTCCGGCCGGATATCCTGATCCTGGGTAAAGCACTCAGTGGCGGAGCCTATCCCGTATCAGCCGTGCTGGCGGATAACGCCGTCATGGACGTCATCCAACCGGGGCAACACGGTTCTACCTTTGGTGGTAACCCCGTCGCCTGCGCCGTTGCCATGGAAGCTCTGCAGGTGGTGACCGACGAACAACTGATTCTCAACGCCCGAACGTTGGGCACCCTGTTCCGCGCTGAAATGCAAAAATTGGTGGACGCCTATCCCGCTCTGCTGAAGCTGGTACGGGGTAAGGGGCTGCTGAACGCGCTCGTAATTAATGACAGCCCCGAAAGTGATACGGCCTGGAACTTCTGCCTTGCCCTCGCTGAAGGTGGCCTACTGGCGAAGCCTACCCACGGCAACATCATCCGTTTTGCGCCGCCCCTGGTCATCTCGGAAGATCAATTGCTGGAGGCCTGCGCCATCATCGGTCGGGTAGTTAAAAGTATGGCTGAAGCCTAAATATACCAGCATGGATTACGCCGATACTGGGTTCATCCTTTACGTCGTCGAGTACGAAGCTTCCGTTCGTTTCTACGAAGAGGTGCTTTCGCTGCCTGTTCTCTATCGAAAAGACGGCCTGGTCTGTTTCTCCTTCGGAAGCGCCTACCTGATGGTGGAATTGGATGATCGCAAGGGCGCCAGTGCCCGTAATGATGAGGAACCCAACAGAACCTGTCTCCGCCTGAACGTTTTGGACCTGCAAGCGGCCCGGCGTAACCTCGACCAGCATGATATAGACTACACTTATGCTGCGTATTCCTGGGGTACCGTGATGAAATTTCGGGATCCAGCTGGTAATCTTGTGGCCTATCGATCGGCATCCGAACACCGGGCCGATATTGATGCTTTTAAGTCGAATCCTTACTAAAGGCTGGCGAATCCTCGTTCCCGATCCTCCACTAACAGGATTATACCGAACTTCGCCCCGTAAGCGTTTGCTCTACTTTACTAATATGATTGAGTAGGGCCATAACGCCCATATTGTTTCAAACCAACTTGCATGTCTAAGCTCTCTGAATTTTTGTACGGTGGCGTCCAGCGGGATAGCCACCGCACGGCCATTAAGTGGATGTGGCGCGCGGCGATTGCGCTACCCATTCTGGCCATTCTCTTCTTCGTCGGGCTCGCCTTTACGGACCTGCCTTCCGTCGTTGAGCTGGAAAACCCGAAGAACAACGAAGCCAGCCGTATTCTGGCGGCGGATGAATCCGTTCTCGGCCGCTACTACCTGGAAAACCGGGTAATGGTGGACTTCGACGAGCTCAGCCCCAATCTCGAGCGCGCCCTTGTTGCTACGGAGGACGAACGTTACTACGAGCACAGTGGTATCGATTATCGATCCCTTGGCCGGGCCGTTATCCTAACGGGCGTACTGGGGCGGGAGAGCAGCGGCGGTGGTTCCACCATCAGCCAACAGCTAGCCAAATTGCTATTTACCGGCCCCGCCGCCCGCAATATCGTGGAACGTGGCTTCGAGAAATTTAAAGAATGGATCATCGCCGTTCGCCTCGAACGGAAGTACACTAAAGAGGAAATTATTGCGATGTACCTCAACCGGTACGATTTTATCAACGGCGCCCAGGGCATCCGGGCCGCTTCGGAAAACTACTTCGGTAAGAGCCCCGCGGAACTGACGATTCCTGAATCCGCCATGCTCGTCGGGATGCTCAAAAACGCATCCTACTACAATCCCCTCCGCCGCCCCGAACTGGTAATGGATCGCCGAAACACGGTGATGTCCCAAATGGTCCGCAACGACTTTCTGACGCAGGAACAGTACGATACCCTGAAGCAGACCCCCCTGGGTGTAACCTTCTCCGTGCAAAAGCACGACGATGGTCTGGCGCCTTACTTCCGTATGGTCCTGAAGCAGGAGGCGAAGAAGATCCTGGCGCAACCGCAGTACCACAAGGCCGGTGGCCAGGTGTACAACATCGACCGGGACGGGCTGACCTTTTATACGACCATCGACCCACGGATGCAAGCCCACGCCGAAGAGCAGGCTCGTATCCATATGAAGGGACTACAAAAGGAGTTTTTCCGCCACTGGCGCAACGAGGACCCCTGGACCTACGAGAGCCCCACCAGCGAAACCGAAGTAGCGGTGGAAGTACGCGAGGAAAGCCTGCAAAAGGCCATTTGCAAATCAGATCGGTATCAACGCCTACGTAGTAAGTTCTTGACGGAGCCCATCCGCGCCATCAATCAGAAGAGTGACCTGAAATTCAATACGGATGATCGGGAGATCAGCCGCATGATACAGGAACTGGAAGATGGTTCTACGATCACTAATCTTGTTCGTCGCAAACTCATCAGCAAACCACTGGCCGCCGAACACCGGCGGGTAATGAAGATGGATGCCTTCGGCGATCTAAAAGCTGCCTGGAACAAACTGCAGGCCGCC carries:
- a CDS encoding VOC family protein translates to MDYADTGFILYVVEYEASVRFYEEVLSLPVLYRKDGLVCFSFGSAYLMVELDDRKGASARNDEEPNRTCLRLNVLDLQAARRNLDQHDIDYTYAAYSWGTVMKFRDPAGNLVAYRSASEHRADIDAFKSNPY
- a CDS encoding transglycosylase domain-containing protein is translated as MSKLSEFLYGGVQRDSHRTAIKWMWRAAIALPILAILFFVGLAFTDLPSVVELENPKNNEASRILAADESVLGRYYLENRVMVDFDELSPNLERALVATEDERYYEHSGIDYRSLGRAVILTGVLGRESSGGGSTISQQLAKLLFTGPAARNIVERGFEKFKEWIIAVRLERKYTKEEIIAMYLNRYDFINGAQGIRAASENYFGKSPAELTIPESAMLVGMLKNASYYNPLRRPELVMDRRNTVMSQMVRNDFLTQEQYDTLKQTPLGVTFSVQKHDDGLAPYFRMVLKQEAKKILAQPQYHKAGGQVYNIDRDGLTFYTTIDPRMQAHAEEQARIHMKGLQKEFFRHWRNEDPWTYESPTSETEVAVEVREESLQKAICKSDRYQRLRSKFLTEPIRAINQKSDLKFNTDDREISRMIQELEDGSTITNLVRRKLISKPLAAEHRRVMKMDAFGDLKAAWNKLQAAVKEEFNTETKMRVFTYDNARMETDTLMTPLDSIRYHKMILQIGSMSVEPTTGFVRTWVGGSNFKWFQFDHVTTKRQVGSTFKPFIYAASVDLRGISPCFEVLDQPITIAPGDGSFYLTEPWTPRNATDDYSGEFMNLYTGLKKSVNSVSAYLMQELGSPDPVRNMVANMGLPKDEVPSVPSIALGSVDLTVQQMTGAYTTFGNNGVFNRPIFLTKIVDRTGRVVYEYIPDDRRALSPSANYVMVRMLQQASVGNLRGVSGPVGGKTGTTNDQTDGWYMGITPELVVGTWVGGDDRWIRFRSLGLGGGSHMAKPFFREFVEASQKDESIEWDTKRDFFRPRGDLGIELDCDAYAGSNDDVFEDGEEDTDRSLPDDPFGGGGLDNTPDF
- the rocD gene encoding ornithine--oxo-acid transaminase; the encoded protein is MTTTSFTTTTKAQEYIALEDQHGAHNYHPLPVVLAEGRGCYVWDVDGKQYYDFLSAYSAVNQGHCHPRIISKMVEQSQKLTLTSRAFHNDQLGVYEKYVTDYFGFDKVLPMNTGAEAVETAIKICRKWGYEVKGIPENQARIIVCGKNFHGRTVTIISFSSDSGARDNFGPYTPGFESVPYGDVEAMRRAIGNDPATIAGVLVEPIQGEAGVFVPEDGYLAAVAEACKENNVLFIADEIQTGVARTGALLRICGDCTCTKTCERQPATYLRPDILILGKALSGGAYPVSAVLADNAVMDVIQPGQHGSTFGGNPVACAVAMEALQVVTDEQLILNARTLGTLFRAEMQKLVDAYPALLKLVRGKGLLNALVINDSPESDTAWNFCLALAEGGLLAKPTHGNIIRFAPPLVISEDQLLEACAIIGRVVKSMAEA
- a CDS encoding ATP-binding protein, whose protein sequence is MLHQFRQVCLLCAMLSLCPGNSSAQAVEGYDIDGFLLALSSESADNENGPFDVSALLSRYCESDYACQVSLLKAGADNFKKEHDYLPALLLAEQLEKVATERSDDSNLLIALSDQSHLLNFLHDRENTRLVFARMAALYERTGDAGQSYYFQTLVLEGDVFYAEDPSPAITQIENLWRQAEDEGYEEQANNILTRLKYIYEEFGMFDRLEVAVKKLEEIIAATPANVQSPYRLPAYSGRGDLQRRFGDYQAAERSYQTGLQFVRLHDDEFGQPWSQGYLLLRLAHLEWEQHQQEQAVNYLDTVLYLGTTYQLEDLLSQQYELRIEIAESAGDYATALAYTREQSAHQQTIDSAEASFDLRRQNLQFAVDQLEAERQNQELELALARNNSRNYLLLGGLLGLLTLLLGAGFYYQRRSKKQLAEKNTLIQQQANRLLRLDETKSRFFANVSHELRTPLSLLTGPVDTLLRDPDNLTTKQRELLRTAATGGVNLSTLIQKILDLGRLEAHKVTAHPVSTRLKYYFQTHLQSFQPLAEQHRIDYSYTVEVPENRLAEIDPELVRQILSNLISNSLKFTPPGERVSVTARLTDGRLCLRVADTGPGVHPEDRPRIFERFYQSEQANAAVAGGTGIGLALVREYTHLFQGEVAVTDTPGGGATFTVSFPVVYVDSPPPTPVLVSEGATSEFQSNGATLPCVVVVEDNVSLRAYLVTELEQFYRVKDFPNGADAWAFIQRDPQAVNLVLSDYMMPVMDGFQLLQRCKEHSPTAGIPFVLLTARAEPEDRLSALRVGVDDYLIKPFTTPELRTHLDALLGHLNTRESNLTEEDNDTALPRVQSKEERAWLEELETYVKANLHDSQLKVGSLSKAFLMSDSALLRQVKRLTGLTIQQYITELRLATARRLLETRAVVSARKAGEAVGYANVGSFNRRFKQRYGRLPSDLLVERVNK